A single region of the Pseudomonas sp. VD-NE ins genome encodes:
- the gltP gene encoding glutamate/aspartate:proton symporter GltP: MKKAKISLAWQILIGLVLGIAIGALLNHFSAEKAWWISNVLQPAGDIFIRLIKMIVIPIVISSLIVGIAGVGDAKKLGRIGLKTIIYFEIVTTIAIVVGLLLANLFHPGTGIDMSTLGTVDISKYQATAAEVQHEHAFIETILNLIPSNIFAAMARGEMLPIIFFSVLFGLGLSSLQSDLREPLVKMFQGVSESMFKVTHMIMNYAPIGVFALIAVTVANFGFASLLPLAKLVILVYVAIAFFAFVVLGLIAKLFGFSVIKLMRIFKDELVLAYSTASSETVLPRVIEKMEAYGAPKAICSFVVPTGYSFNLDGSTLYQSIAAIFIAQLYGIDLSISQQLLLVLTLMVTSKGIAGVPGVSFVVLLATLGSVGIPLEGLAFIAGVDRIMDMARTALNVIGNALAVLVIARWEGMYDDAKGQRYWNSLPHWRSKEKLPAGEISKP; encoded by the coding sequence ATGAAGAAGGCAAAAATTAGCCTCGCCTGGCAGATCCTCATCGGTCTGGTTTTGGGTATTGCAATTGGTGCGTTGCTCAACCACTTCAGTGCCGAGAAGGCTTGGTGGATCAGCAACGTCTTGCAACCGGCAGGCGATATCTTTATCCGTCTGATCAAGATGATCGTGATTCCGATCGTCATCTCTTCCCTGATCGTCGGCATCGCCGGCGTGGGCGACGCCAAGAAGCTCGGGCGTATCGGCCTGAAGACGATCATCTATTTCGAAATCGTCACCACCATCGCCATCGTCGTCGGCCTGCTGCTGGCCAACCTGTTCCATCCGGGCACAGGCATCGACATGAGCACCCTCGGCACGGTGGACATCTCCAAGTACCAGGCGACCGCCGCCGAGGTACAGCATGAACACGCGTTCATCGAGACCATCCTCAACCTGATCCCGTCGAACATCTTCGCGGCCATGGCCCGCGGCGAAATGCTGCCGATCATCTTCTTCTCCGTGCTGTTCGGCCTCGGTCTGTCGAGCCTGCAGTCGGACCTGCGCGAGCCGCTGGTGAAGATGTTCCAGGGCGTCTCGGAAAGCATGTTCAAAGTCACCCACATGATCATGAACTATGCGCCGATCGGCGTGTTCGCACTGATCGCGGTGACCGTCGCCAACTTCGGCTTCGCCTCGCTGCTGCCGCTGGCCAAGCTGGTGATCCTGGTTTACGTCGCCATCGCCTTCTTCGCCTTCGTGGTGCTGGGCCTGATCGCCAAACTGTTCGGCTTCTCGGTGATCAAGCTGATGCGCATCTTCAAGGATGAGCTGGTGCTGGCCTACTCCACCGCTTCTTCGGAAACCGTGCTGCCGCGCGTGATCGAGAAGATGGAAGCCTACGGCGCACCGAAAGCCATCTGCAGCTTCGTGGTGCCGACCGGTTATTCGTTCAACCTCGACGGTTCGACCCTGTACCAGTCCATCGCGGCGATCTTTATTGCCCAGCTGTATGGCATCGACCTGTCGATCAGCCAACAACTGCTGCTGGTGCTGACCCTGATGGTCACCTCCAAAGGCATCGCCGGCGTACCGGGTGTGTCCTTCGTGGTGCTGCTGGCCACTCTGGGCAGCGTCGGCATTCCGCTGGAAGGCTTGGCGTTCATCGCCGGTGTCGACCGCATCATGGACATGGCGCGTACCGCTCTGAACGTGATTGGTAACGCCCTGGCGGTACTGGTTATCGCACGTTGGGAAGGCATGTACGACGACGCCAAGGGCCAGCGCTACTGGAACTCCCTGCCGCACTGGCGCAGCAAGGAAAAACTGCCTGCGGGCGAAATCTCCAAGCCGTAA
- a CDS encoding inhibitor of vertebrate lysozyme family protein, with amino-acid sequence MSALKTLAAALLLGGSAMAMAANDGQTRVNELLSSDPQYRQTWEGVVKKEERLPEWVMNLSGTPDQQMNAVTEDGDKYLVGPLCESADKCLNHRLIVAFSFDKKDAYAMLVDVPEGLPADKSPTRHATYRFLGKPDQGMQDLLMETLKKDPKWY; translated from the coding sequence ATGAGTGCTTTGAAGACACTGGCAGCCGCCCTGCTTCTGGGCGGTAGTGCCATGGCGATGGCGGCCAATGACGGCCAGACGCGGGTCAACGAACTGTTGAGTTCCGACCCGCAGTATCGGCAAACCTGGGAAGGCGTGGTGAAGAAGGAAGAACGCCTGCCGGAATGGGTGATGAACCTGTCCGGCACGCCTGACCAGCAGATGAACGCCGTGACTGAAGATGGCGACAAGTATCTGGTCGGCCCGCTCTGCGAATCCGCGGACAAGTGCCTGAACCACCGCTTGATCGTCGCGTTCAGTTTCGACAAGAAAGACGCATACGCCATGCTCGTGGATGTGCCCGAAGGACTGCCGGCCGACAAGTCGCCTACGCGACATGCGACCTACCGCTTCCTCGGCAAACCCGATCAGGGCATGCAGGATCTTTTGATGGAAACCCTGAAAAAAGATCCGAAATGGTACTGA
- a CDS encoding DUF1328 domain-containing protein — protein sequence MLSWAITFLIIAIIAAVLGFGGIAGTATGIAKILFVVFLVMFIASFFFGRRGRG from the coding sequence ATGTTGAGCTGGGCAATTACATTCTTGATCATTGCCATCATCGCTGCAGTACTGGGCTTCGGTGGTATCGCGGGCACCGCCACGGGTATCGCCAAGATTCTCTTTGTCGTGTTCCTGGTGATGTTCATCGCTTCCTTCTTCTTTGGCCGTCGCGGCCGAGGTTAA
- the algB gene encoding sigma-54-dependent response regulator transcription factor AlgB: MESATEHQGRILLVDDESAILRTFRYCLEDEGYTVATANSAAQADALLQRQVFDLCFLDLRLGEDNGLDVLAQMRIQAPWMRVVIVTAHSAVDTAVDAIQAGAADYLVKPCSPDQLRLATAKQLEVRQLSARLEALEGEIRKPKDGLDSHSPAMKVVLETARQVAGTDANILILGESGTGKGELARAIHGWSKREKKSCVTINCPSLTAELMESELFGHSRGAFTGASESTLGRVNQADGGTLFLDEIGDFPLTLQPKLLRFIQDKEYERVGDPVTRRADVRILAATNLNLEDMVRDGRFREDLLYRLNVITLHLPPLRERAEDILTLADRFLARFVKEYARPARGFSDEAREALLGYRWPGNIRELRNVVERASIICPQERVEISHLGMAEQPANNAPRVGAALSLDELEKAHIGAVLATAGTLDQAAKTLGIDASTLYRKRKQYNL, encoded by the coding sequence ATGGAATCTGCCACTGAGCATCAAGGCCGCATTCTGCTGGTGGACGACGAATCCGCCATCCTGCGTACCTTCCGTTATTGCCTCGAAGATGAAGGTTATACGGTCGCTACTGCCAACAGCGCGGCTCAGGCCGACGCCTTGCTGCAACGTCAGGTCTTCGACCTGTGCTTCCTTGATTTGCGTCTAGGCGAAGACAACGGTCTCGACGTACTGGCGCAGATGCGCATTCAGGCGCCGTGGATGCGCGTGGTGATTGTTACCGCGCATTCGGCCGTGGATACCGCCGTCGATGCGATCCAGGCCGGCGCCGCTGACTATCTGGTCAAGCCGTGCAGCCCGGATCAGCTGCGTCTGGCCACCGCCAAACAATTGGAAGTACGCCAACTGTCGGCGCGCCTCGAAGCCCTCGAAGGAGAGATCCGCAAACCGAAGGACGGTCTCGATTCCCACAGTCCGGCGATGAAAGTCGTACTGGAAACCGCCCGCCAGGTCGCTGGCACCGACGCCAACATTCTTATCCTCGGCGAGTCCGGTACCGGTAAAGGTGAGCTGGCCCGAGCGATTCACGGTTGGAGCAAGCGCGAGAAAAAATCCTGCGTGACCATCAACTGCCCGTCGCTGACGGCGGAATTGATGGAAAGCGAGCTGTTCGGTCACAGTCGTGGCGCTTTTACCGGGGCCAGTGAAAGCACGTTGGGGCGAGTCAATCAGGCGGACGGCGGTACGCTGTTTCTCGACGAGATCGGCGATTTTCCACTGACGTTGCAACCCAAATTGCTGCGCTTCATTCAAGACAAGGAATACGAGCGGGTAGGCGATCCGGTCACCCGTCGCGCCGACGTACGCATTTTGGCGGCGACCAACCTCAATCTGGAGGACATGGTCCGTGACGGCCGCTTTCGTGAAGACCTGCTCTATCGTCTGAATGTCATCACTCTGCACCTGCCGCCCTTGCGCGAACGTGCCGAGGACATTCTGACCCTGGCCGACCGCTTTCTCGCGCGTTTCGTCAAAGAGTACGCGCGTCCGGCGCGGGGCTTCAGCGACGAGGCTCGCGAGGCGCTGCTGGGCTATCGCTGGCCGGGCAACATTCGTGAGCTGCGTAACGTGGTTGAGCGGGCGAGCATCATCTGCCCGCAGGAGCGCGTGGAAATCAGCCACCTCGGCATGGCCGAGCAACCGGCCAACAATGCGCCAAGAGTCGGTGCGGCGTTGAGTCTCGACGAGTTGGAAAAGGCCCACATCGGCGCGGTCCTTGCCACCGCTGGCACGCTGGATCAAGCGGCGAAAACCCTCGGTATCGACGCGTCGACCCTGTATCGCAAGCGCAAGCAGTACAACCTGTGA
- a CDS encoding ATP-binding protein → MKLAMKLRTRLFLSISALITVALLGLLLGLVSVMQMAGTQEALVRSNFVTLDLGLKLRQTLGDQLIIMLAEKPDPVAFEASKQHYFELLDQGIAQEQEGDGRLYGFSRAKADYLSFLEAFDLSRDPASSMSSSADFRERFNTLRNGLITEHKHALDNINAVQHEARDRALLIAGLLGFVGLAVLIIGFITAHGIARRFGAPIEALAKAADNIGQGNFEVTLPISSAMEMNQLTKRFGLMAEALREHQATNVDELFAGQQRLQAVLDSIDDGLLMIDRQGHLEHLNPVAQRQLGWEDDRLGQGLGTALDRPELDAQLQLVLRGGTLERAPEDLSIEVDGESRLLTYSLTPVSHTQGHILGAVMVLHDVTEQRAFERVRSEFVLRASHELRTPVTGMHMAFGLFRERAKFPEESREADLLDTVNEEMQRLMQLINDLLNFSRYQNGLQKLTLAPCSIEDLLEQAQLRFADSAAAKGVALNVEVQGPLPRLQADQTQLDRVLDNLIDNALRHTARDGQIRLQARRHGERVIISVEDNGEGIAYGQQGRIFEPFVQVGRKKGGAGLGLALCKEIVQLHGGRMGVYSRPGQGTQFYMALAV, encoded by the coding sequence ATGAAACTGGCGATGAAGTTGCGGACCCGTTTGTTCTTGAGCATTTCCGCACTGATCACCGTGGCCTTGCTCGGGCTGTTGCTCGGGCTGGTCAGTGTGATGCAGATGGCCGGCACGCAAGAAGCTTTGGTGCGCAGCAACTTCGTCACTCTGGATCTGGGGCTCAAGTTACGGCAGACGCTGGGTGATCAACTGATCATCATGCTGGCGGAAAAGCCTGATCCGGTGGCCTTCGAAGCGTCGAAACAACATTACTTCGAGTTGCTGGACCAAGGCATCGCCCAAGAGCAAGAGGGCGATGGCCGGCTCTATGGCTTCAGTCGGGCAAAAGCGGATTATCTGAGCTTCCTGGAAGCTTTCGATTTGTCCCGTGACCCGGCCAGTTCCATGAGCAGCAGCGCCGACTTCAGAGAACGCTTCAATACGTTGCGCAACGGGCTGATCACCGAACACAAGCATGCGCTGGACAACATCAACGCGGTTCAGCATGAGGCGCGCGACCGCGCCTTGTTGATTGCCGGTCTGCTTGGTTTCGTCGGGTTGGCCGTATTGATCATCGGTTTCATTACGGCTCACGGCATTGCCCGGCGTTTCGGCGCACCGATCGAGGCGCTGGCGAAAGCGGCGGATAATATCGGCCAGGGCAATTTTGAAGTGACCCTGCCGATTTCCTCGGCGATGGAAATGAACCAGCTGACCAAGCGCTTCGGCCTGATGGCCGAGGCACTTCGCGAGCATCAGGCGACCAATGTCGACGAATTGTTCGCCGGTCAGCAACGCTTGCAGGCGGTGCTCGACAGTATCGATGACGGCCTGCTGATGATCGACCGGCAAGGACATCTGGAGCACCTCAATCCGGTCGCCCAGCGGCAATTGGGCTGGGAAGATGACCGTCTCGGCCAAGGACTGGGTACGGCGCTTGACCGGCCAGAGCTGGATGCGCAACTGCAACTGGTGCTGCGCGGCGGCACCCTCGAGCGGGCGCCGGAGGATTTGAGTATCGAGGTCGACGGCGAATCCCGCCTGCTGACTTACAGCCTGACCCCGGTCAGCCACACCCAAGGCCATATCCTCGGCGCGGTGATGGTGTTGCACGACGTCACCGAGCAGCGCGCCTTCGAACGGGTACGCAGTGAGTTCGTCTTGCGCGCCTCCCACGAGTTGCGCACGCCGGTCACTGGCATGCACATGGCGTTCGGCCTGTTCCGCGAACGGGCGAAATTCCCTGAGGAGTCCCGCGAGGCTGACCTGCTCGATACGGTGAACGAGGAAATGCAGCGCCTGATGCAGTTGATCAATGACCTGCTCAACTTCTCGCGTTATCAGAACGGCTTGCAGAAACTCACACTGGCACCGTGCTCCATCGAAGACTTGCTGGAGCAGGCGCAACTGCGTTTTGCCGATTCGGCGGCGGCCAAAGGCGTCGCTCTGAATGTCGAAGTGCAGGGGCCGCTGCCACGTTTGCAGGCCGATCAGACGCAGCTCGATCGCGTGCTCGACAACCTGATCGACAACGCTCTGCGCCACACCGCCCGCGACGGTCAGATCCGTTTGCAGGCACGTCGGCACGGCGAGCGAGTGATCATCAGTGTCGAAGACAATGGTGAAGGCATTGCCTACGGCCAGCAGGGGCGTATCTTCGAGCCGTTCGTACAGGTTGGGCGGAAGAAGGGCGGGGCCGGTCTGGGCTTGGCGCTGTGCAAGGAAATCGTCCAGTTGCACGGCGGACGCATGGGCGTTTACTCGCGACCGGGGCAGGGCACGCAGTTTTATATGGCGCTCGCGGTTTAG
- a CDS encoding EAL domain-containing protein: protein MVATRETLRSWFYRPWFLAMIAAVLSTSLLIAGGMFVAIHQVEQNESQEMNAQGERFLARLEQLFGQLRESLDDLEAQPLRSCDDEMIATLQQVTFNYRFVYEAAYMDASRICSNRPRQEGVSVVRAPDIRGPTYSYWLNTTTEPDENRAALMLGRGNFRVATSRGHLTDMVDLSPGSSLLVVLDHGARAIPVLGTAQAWPPTEHWPPKSRESLQVTQTRLIYRMPTDNPEYQLVLITPRTGMHIPAIWWWMVPACLLLGAFVGFFVFLLVRQRQSLDAELNGAIRRGELQVLYQPIFDLDSRNCVGAEALLRWRRPDGTLTSPDLFIPMAENTGQIRQMTDFVLQRLLEQLGPVLRANPQLYISVNLAACDVMVPRIGQVMARLLTLHRVAARQIAFEVTERGLIDVVVARENLQALRDVGHQVLIDDFGTGYCSLAYLQTLPVDCLKIDKAFIDALGHDAASSGVAPHIIHMAQALDLKVIAEGIELESQAQLLSSEGVKFGQGWLFAHALSAVQFIELITRGRRLAGRRMDDEA, encoded by the coding sequence ATGGTTGCTACCCGAGAGACACTGCGTAGCTGGTTTTATCGCCCCTGGTTTTTGGCGATGATCGCGGCTGTCCTCAGTACCAGCCTGCTGATCGCCGGCGGTATGTTCGTGGCGATACATCAGGTCGAGCAAAACGAAAGCCAGGAAATGAACGCGCAAGGCGAGCGTTTCCTCGCCCGGCTCGAACAATTGTTCGGCCAGTTGCGCGAAAGTCTCGACGATCTCGAAGCCCAGCCGTTGCGCAGTTGTGACGATGAAATGATTGCCACTCTTCAACAAGTCACCTTCAACTATCGCTTCGTCTATGAAGCGGCCTATATGGACGCCTCACGGATCTGCTCCAACCGTCCGCGTCAGGAAGGCGTGTCGGTAGTACGGGCGCCGGATATCAGAGGGCCGACTTACAGCTATTGGCTCAATACCACCACCGAACCCGATGAAAACCGCGCCGCGCTGATGCTCGGACGCGGCAATTTCCGCGTGGCCACGTCACGCGGGCATCTGACGGACATGGTCGACCTGTCGCCCGGCAGCAGCCTGCTGGTGGTACTCGACCACGGCGCCCGGGCGATCCCGGTCCTCGGTACGGCGCAGGCCTGGCCGCCGACCGAACATTGGCCACCGAAAAGTCGCGAGTCATTACAAGTCACTCAGACTCGGCTGATCTACCGCATGCCCACCGACAACCCGGAATATCAACTGGTGCTGATCACGCCGCGCACCGGCATGCACATCCCTGCGATCTGGTGGTGGATGGTTCCGGCCTGTCTATTGCTCGGCGCATTCGTAGGGTTCTTTGTGTTCTTGCTGGTGCGCCAGCGCCAGTCACTGGACGCCGAGCTTAATGGCGCCATTCGCCGGGGCGAGCTACAGGTGCTCTACCAGCCGATCTTCGACCTCGACAGCCGCAACTGTGTCGGCGCCGAAGCGCTGCTGCGCTGGCGCCGCCCCGACGGCACACTGACCAGCCCGGACCTGTTCATCCCCATGGCAGAAAATACCGGGCAGATTCGCCAGATGACCGACTTTGTCCTCCAGCGTTTGCTGGAACAACTGGGTCCGGTGCTGCGGGCCAATCCGCAACTGTATATCTCGGTCAACCTCGCCGCCTGTGACGTGATGGTGCCGCGCATCGGCCAGGTCATGGCGCGGCTGCTAACGCTCCATCGTGTAGCCGCGCGGCAGATAGCCTTCGAGGTCACTGAGCGTGGCTTGATTGACGTGGTGGTGGCGCGGGAAAACCTGCAAGCCTTGCGCGATGTCGGCCATCAGGTGTTGATCGACGACTTCGGCACCGGCTATTGCAGCCTCGCCTACCTGCAAACCTTGCCCGTGGACTGCCTGAAGATCGACAAAGCGTTCATCGATGCACTGGGCCATGACGCGGCCAGCAGCGGCGTCGCTCCGCACATCATTCACATGGCGCAAGCGCTGGATCTCAAGGTGATTGCCGAAGGTATCGAGCTGGAATCACAGGCGCAATTGCTCAGCAGCGAAGGCGTGAAGTTCGGTCAGGGCTGGTTGTTCGCCCATGCGCTGAGCGCGGTGCAGTTCATCGAACTGATCACCCGTGGCCGACGCCTTGCCGGACGGCGCATGGACGACGAAGCCTAA
- a CDS encoding N-acetylmuramoyl-L-alanine amidase: MKFFALLASLLVLAGCSSSPRYDTSHPSANYDSRIQFVIVHYTSASLERSLQLLTRGEVSSHYLIGDDKSGTVYKLMDENQRAWHAGESQWQGRTWLNSSSIGIEIVNPGFTDTPTGRLWYPYSEAQIQSLIVLLKDISKRNGISPRHIIGHSDIAPLRKLDPGPLFPWKRLAAEGLGVWPNEQAVARQQMLFNSSELPSISWFQAQLAHLGYDTPQTGELDVATRHVLAAFQMHFRPSRFDGTPDAQTAALLLVLNQTK; encoded by the coding sequence ATGAAATTCTTTGCCCTCCTCGCGTCGCTGCTCGTTCTGGCCGGTTGTTCCAGCAGCCCGCGTTATGACACCAGCCATCCTTCAGCCAATTACGACAGCCGTATCCAGTTCGTCATCGTTCATTACACGTCGGCGTCGCTGGAGCGCTCGCTGCAATTGCTGACTCGCGGCGAAGTCAGCAGCCATTACCTGATCGGCGACGACAAGAGCGGCACCGTTTACAAACTGATGGACGAAAATCAGCGCGCCTGGCACGCCGGCGAAAGCCAATGGCAGGGCCGTACCTGGCTCAATTCCAGCTCGATCGGCATTGAAATCGTCAATCCAGGCTTCACAGACACGCCGACCGGGCGTCTGTGGTATCCGTACAGTGAAGCGCAGATCCAATCGTTGATCGTCCTGCTCAAGGACATCAGCAAGCGCAACGGCATCAGCCCGCGCCACATCATTGGCCATAGCGACATCGCGCCACTGCGCAAACTCGATCCGGGGCCTTTGTTCCCGTGGAAGCGCCTCGCTGCCGAAGGCTTGGGCGTATGGCCGAACGAACAGGCAGTAGCGCGCCAGCAAATGCTGTTCAACAGCAGCGAACTGCCGAGCATCAGCTGGTTCCAGGCGCAACTGGCGCACTTGGGTTATGACACGCCGCAGACCGGCGAGCTGGACGTCGCGACGCGCCATGTCCTCGCCGCGTTCCAGATGCACTTCCGGCCCTCGCGCTTCGACGGCACGCCGGATGCGCAAACGGCAGCGTTGTTGCTGGTACTGAACCAGACAAAATAA
- a CDS encoding diguanylate cyclase, producing the protein MSDDAQRWKEKYLKSIEQQDKLERRWAARLDLLRRGLVRSTLAAEGTDKVVDQCMKEMRDVVRTDDMDAGLAALLPRLEKAVLDSEQRRETRIDQVSTALTSLVTQLQALPLPREVAQPLKKFAKQLDGRVGSAREMPLLLSELSGLQGKALSQLETPAEPGRPGLLQRLFGSRDSEEAPAPGAEVPAPPQPLAPPAPAPEAAQPAPVAAIEALTAAPAIEAVVPVETTTPAAQAHLEPEPPEVVTFVPPTVVSKVSSHPVESQAEHSEPEPVFTPAPAQNEIAPPAINPDELIHPGDPSPLILDSLPLPEPIARALAAIDPEQSEHDILFALPDTPEPSYSSVAKHIEDTLIGLLDDLTLPERHRPQAEAMRERLKHGLNWYELIPILDDLATLMLAITDSGQHEFEAYLQQLNERLEAFQSNLQAASEGHADNSSAARAMDTQIREQVDGLQTSVQEAADLEDLKHVLENHLEGLLGTMDQHQKQRDAREQEVATRLKSLSERVAHMEQEAQGFREHLEVQRQKALIDPLTGLPNRAAWSERLEHEIKQWQQHGNTLSLAMLDLDHFKRINDNYGHLAGDKVLKIIATVLRKRLRGSDFIARFGGEEFVLLMPATPPAVGAKLLETLRAAIEACPFHFKGERVTITISMGLATFRAGEHSDLVLKRADQALYRAKNAGRNRVELG; encoded by the coding sequence ATGAGCGACGACGCCCAGCGCTGGAAAGAGAAATACCTAAAAAGCATCGAACAACAGGACAAGCTTGAACGGCGATGGGCCGCCAGGCTCGACTTGCTGCGTCGCGGTCTGGTGCGCAGCACGCTGGCCGCTGAAGGCACCGATAAAGTCGTTGATCAGTGCATGAAAGAGATGCGCGATGTGGTGCGCACCGACGACATGGACGCTGGTCTCGCGGCCCTGCTGCCGCGCCTGGAAAAAGCCGTGCTCGATTCCGAGCAGCGCCGCGAAACCCGCATCGATCAGGTCAGTACCGCACTGACGTCGCTGGTCACCCAGTTGCAGGCTTTGCCGCTGCCACGTGAAGTCGCCCAGCCCTTGAAGAAGTTCGCCAAACAACTGGATGGCCGCGTCGGCTCTGCGCGAGAAATGCCGTTGCTGCTGAGTGAACTCAGCGGCTTGCAGGGTAAGGCGTTGAGTCAACTGGAAACGCCCGCAGAGCCGGGGCGTCCGGGCCTGTTGCAGCGGTTGTTTGGTAGCCGTGATAGCGAAGAAGCGCCTGCTCCGGGCGCCGAAGTCCCCGCGCCGCCGCAACCGCTTGCCCCACCGGCGCCTGCACCAGAAGCCGCACAGCCCGCCCCTGTCGCGGCGATCGAAGCCCTGACGGCAGCTCCTGCCATCGAAGCAGTGGTGCCCGTCGAAACAACGACGCCAGCCGCCCAGGCTCATTTGGAACCGGAACCGCCAGAGGTGGTTACCTTTGTGCCACCCACGGTCGTCAGCAAAGTAAGCAGCCATCCAGTCGAATCGCAGGCTGAGCACTCCGAGCCCGAGCCTGTTTTCACCCCGGCGCCTGCTCAGAATGAAATCGCGCCTCCTGCCATCAATCCTGATGAACTGATCCACCCCGGCGACCCATCGCCACTGATCCTCGACAGCCTGCCCCTGCCCGAGCCTATCGCGCGGGCGCTGGCTGCCATCGACCCGGAACAGTCCGAACACGACATCCTCTTCGCCCTGCCGGACACACCGGAGCCGTCCTACAGCTCCGTGGCCAAGCACATCGAAGACACCTTGATCGGCCTCCTCGATGATCTGACCTTGCCGGAGCGCCACCGCCCGCAAGCCGAAGCCATGCGCGAGCGGCTCAAACACGGGTTGAACTGGTACGAACTGATCCCGATCCTCGACGATCTGGCGACATTGATGCTGGCGATCACCGACAGCGGTCAGCACGAATTCGAAGCCTATCTGCAACAGCTCAACGAACGCCTCGAAGCATTCCAGAGCAACCTGCAAGCGGCCAGCGAAGGCCATGCCGACAATAGCTCGGCGGCGCGGGCAATGGACACGCAGATCCGCGAGCAAGTCGACGGTTTACAGACCAGCGTGCAGGAAGCCGCAGATCTGGAAGACCTCAAGCACGTGCTGGAGAACCATCTCGAAGGCCTGCTCGGCACCATGGACCAGCACCAGAAGCAGCGCGACGCTCGCGAACAGGAAGTCGCCACGCGGCTGAAAAGCCTGTCCGAACGCGTGGCGCACATGGAGCAGGAAGCCCAGGGTTTCCGCGAACATCTTGAAGTACAACGGCAGAAAGCCCTGATCGATCCACTCACCGGCCTGCCCAATCGCGCCGCGTGGAGCGAACGCCTCGAGCATGAAATCAAGCAGTGGCAACAGCATGGCAACACCCTGAGCCTGGCCATGCTCGACCTCGATCACTTCAAACGCATCAACGACAACTACGGCCATCTGGCTGGCGACAAGGTGCTGAAAATCATTGCCACCGTGCTGCGCAAACGCCTGCGCGGCTCAGACTTCATTGCCCGTTTCGGCGGGGAAGAGTTCGTTCTGTTGATGCCGGCAACGCCGCCAGCAGTCGGCGCCAAGCTGCTGGAAACCCTGCGCGCGGCCATCGAAGCCTGCCCGTTCCACTTCAAGGGCGAGCGAGTGACGATCACCATCTCCATGGGACTTGCGACATTCCGTGCCGGAGAACACAGCGATCTTGTGTTGAAAAGAGCCGATCAGGCGTTATATCGGGCGAAAAATGCGGGACGCAATCGGGTCGAGCTGGGCTGA
- a CDS encoding endonuclease/exonuclease/phosphatase family protein produces the protein MRRWKSERIVGLHDPQVNEHHLESTGLPADQRLRLLSFNIQVGISTERYRHYLTRSWQHLLPHNGRSGNLQKIGDLLGDFDLVALQEADGGSLRSGYVNQVEHLAQLGAFPYWYQQLNRNLGRLAQHSNGVLSRLKPSVIEDHPLPGPKGRGAILLRFGEGPEALVVVMMHLALGARTRSLQLAYIRELIGGYKHQVLMGDMNTHASDLLQHSPLRDLGLLAPQVEATFPSWRPQRCLDHILLSPTLTLEKVEVLAQPISDHLPVAVEIRLPGSLTADALPALSPAPRGTPE, from the coding sequence ATGCGCCGCTGGAAGTCTGAACGCATCGTTGGCCTGCATGATCCGCAGGTCAACGAGCATCACCTGGAGTCCACGGGCCTGCCCGCAGACCAGCGTCTGCGTCTGCTCAGTTTCAATATCCAGGTCGGCATCAGCACCGAGCGCTATCGGCATTACCTGACCCGCAGCTGGCAGCATCTGCTGCCGCACAACGGCCGTTCAGGCAATCTGCAAAAGATCGGCGACCTGCTCGGCGACTTCGATCTGGTCGCCCTGCAGGAAGCCGATGGCGGCAGCCTCCGTTCGGGCTACGTCAATCAGGTCGAACATCTGGCCCAGCTCGGCGCCTTTCCCTACTGGTATCAACAACTCAATCGCAACCTCGGCCGACTCGCCCAGCACAGCAATGGCGTGCTCAGTCGTCTGAAACCGTCGGTGATTGAAGATCACCCGCTGCCCGGCCCGAAAGGTCGTGGCGCGATTCTCCTGCGTTTCGGCGAAGGCCCCGAAGCGCTGGTGGTGGTGATGATGCACCTGGCCCTCGGCGCGCGAACCCGCAGCCTGCAACTGGCCTATATTCGTGAGTTGATCGGTGGCTATAAACACCAAGTGTTGATGGGCGACATGAACACCCACGCCAGCGATCTGCTACAACATTCTCCGTTACGCGATCTCGGCCTGCTGGCCCCGCAGGTGGAAGCGACTTTCCCCAGCTGGCGCCCACAGCGTTGCCTTGATCATATTTTGCTCAGCCCGACCCTGACCCTGGAAAAGGTCGAAGTGCTGGCCCAACCGATTTCCGATCACCTGCCGGTCGCGGTAGAGATTCGTCTGCCGGGTTCGCTCACGGCCGATGCATTGCCCGCGTTGAGTCCTGCCCCTCGCGGAACCCCTGAATGA